gatccagcattaatgcatttcaatggaaattaagtgGGCAAGtgatcaggatttttggccgcagagagaaaactgcagcatgctgcggtattttctctggccaaaaaacttaagagggactgaactgatgcatcctgaacagattgcgattcagaatgcattaggataaaactgatcagcttttttttccagtattgagccccaagGACGGAACGcaaaaccggaaaactttaatgcaagtgtgaaagtacccttaaaaagtTTGCCtggtaggaattttttttttgtgtcaaaaaagttacatttaaatgttcagttttttttatgcagtttttgaagccaaagctgGATTCAAAATGAGGATATAACGCAGCCCTTCCTTTATAAGTTTCCTCAGTTTATGATCAGCTCCTGAattctgcttaaaaaaaaactgaataaaaaaccTGAACGTGCAAACCAAGCTTTACCAACTACAAGAAATATGAGGGACCAGAACCATGTAGGTATGGGAACGAGTAGTGATTGGTAAGGGGAGtttgtgggggtccaactcccagcaccgccAATCAGCTTACCAACCACTGCATAGCGGCTATACTTGGTATTGCTGCtcggctccattcacttcaatggaaccgAGCTGCGCCTGATGAACGCGACATCGCTGGCTTAGGATGAGCGCCGCAGTGCTCATGGGATGTTCAAACTGatcggtaagggtactttcacacttgcgtttttcttttccggcatagagttccgtcacaggggctctatgccggaaaataactgatcaggcataaccccatgcattctgaatggagagtaatccgttcagtttgcatcaggatgtcttcagttcagtcgttttgactgatcaggcaaaagagaaaaccatagcatgctacggttttatctccggcgaaaaaaaactgaagacttgcctgaatgcgcagacctttaaaaatgaaaaaaataaaaataaatgcctgatgacaccggaaaaacggattcggtattgcaatgcattttttctgactgatcaggcatcagtcagaaaaatgcctgatcagtcagaaaaaaatgacatccgtttgcatacagtttgcctgatcaggcagtcagttcaggccacggaactgcctgccggaatcaaacaacgcaagtgtgaaagtaccctaagcgtgCAGAGTTGGAGCCCTACTCAGGTCATCAGTAGTGAAGACTCAGACAGCCCCTGTCTATCAGCAATGCTACACCCTATGAAAGAAAACATACATCCACAGGCTGCAAACTGGATCTTTTACTATGGATTTAGGAATGCAGGGCAGGACACCAGAGAACCTTGGCTGCCCCAGGCCCCCCAGTCTTACACTGCAGAGGGGCAGACAATTAACTCAAGTTACAAAAATAATCTGTAAATGAAAAGTGAAGGTGCCACCTCCTCTGTATCCATACAGCCATCACCAGTCCCGACATGTACCCCATCCAGCAGCTGGGGTGGCAAAGGGGtcactttggtgggcaggagtccATACCCCCCAGCTGAGAATGAGCATTGAGTCTCTACTTTACTTTCTTTTGCCCTTGCCTTTCTTAGCTGGTCCCTTCCTGGGCCCTCCTTGGTATTTACCCCCTTTGCCCTTCTTGGGCCCCCCTCGGTCTTTACCCCCTTTGCCCTTCTTGGGCCCCCCTTGTTCTCTGCCCCCTTTGCCCTTCCTCCTCTTGGCAGAGGCTTCTGCATCCTCCTCCCTCATCTGTCTGTTCACAGCTTTGGTGACATCCATTTTGGGCTTCTTACTGTCCATGACCTTCAGGATCTCCAGCTGCTTGCTCTTCTCAGCTTTGAAGTCTCCCACCAGAGGCTGGAACTTCCTCTTCTTGCCCATGTTCCTGGGCTCCTTCTCCTTGGGTAACTTGTCCTGGAACCTCCCCACTGAGGCTGTGGAGCGCTTGGCCACATGCATGGCTTTGCCCAGCTCATTCTTGGATGGCTGGCTGGTGGGGGTGAGCCCCACGCCTGGCACTTTACCCTTGTGTGCCCGGGCGAGGTTCCTCAGGCGGTTCAGCTCGTTCTTGGCCACCCTCTCCTTCTTGGCTTTCATTCTCTTCCCGAACTGGTCCTCATTGGGGTCGGAGGTGACGGGCACCTCGGCCAGCCAGTCCTTGGTGTCATCCTTGGCCCTCTTAAAGCCCCAGCGCCGCCGCCATTCCTTGTGCACTTCGTCCCACACCAGGTtggtcttcttcttcttctggaTCCCCTTCAGCTTAGCGAACTCCTCCCAGCGGGTGGGAGCTCGGGGTTTGGGCACAGGCTTCTCCCGGGGAAGGCGGGTGGTGGGCTCCGGTAAGGTGGCGGTCACGCACTCCTGCACCCGCTGTGTGGGCAGCGTCCATAGCTGGTTGATGAGCAGCTGCGTGTTGTCCCGGGCGAGGGAGCGCAGAAACTCGGCTCGTTTCTGCTGCCGAAAGGCTTTGCCGTCCGGAGCATTGGGGTCTACGGCCAGCAGGTTCCCCAGATCGAACTGCAGCTCCAGCTCCTTGTGCACGGTGATGAGCTTCAGCTTCTCCGCCTCATCTTTCTCCACCTGGGCTAGCACTTCCTCTACGGTGGTGGCCGCCATGTCTACAGCGCTGAGCGGAAACACGTGCGGACAGGCAAGGGGAAGCACGTGACTTATCTCAGGTCAAAGGTTTGCTTCCGGACAGGAAAGGCGCTCGGATTGGGTGTTAGTGACATGAGCGGCGCTTAGGAGGGCGTGCGGGGACTGCACAGGTGATGTTACTTGTGGCCACTAGGGGTCGCACTGTACTCGACAATGTGCTCCCGAGTTGCTAGAACTGCTTGTACTGCTCACAGGGATtgctggtacttgtagttctacaTTCAGCTACAAAGTGTTACTTTTCGAAATAAGTATTTGACAAATGAACCTTGCCCTAGAATGGGTCAGATTGTGTGATATGCTATTGGTCTGTCCTtaggctaggccatcaatatttcatGTGGGGTGGTCCATGTTCTGTAGTGCCATTCTGCGTCCCTTCCATTGTGCGCGTTGACACAGGGGCTGTCCGGTCCGGCGGCTGTGCCCGGTACTGTAGCCGGTTACAACACCAGCGTCAATGTTTAGATGGCATATGGACATGGGGCGTAAATAGCACTGAGAAGATCAGTCAGGGATTTGCGTAAGAATGTGGACTTCTAAAGATTGAAATCTGCAATTAAATAGACTTTCCACCTTTTAGATATTGATGTCTGGTCCTCTGAATAGttatttaatatcagattggtggaggtccgaacTGAATGGAGGCTGCTGGAGAACCTAACATGGCCACTATACGAAACATTCTGCCATCTGCTACATCCACTCTTAGGATGCGgagcaggtgcggacccattcattctctatgggcccggacgtgaagcaGAGAGCGAACttctggtccgcagctccgcaaaagatagaacatgtcctattcttgtccgcagctgcggacaaaaataggcatttctatagggggtgccggccgggtgtgttgctgatccgcaacacaccacggacgtgtggatggacgcttaaccccttaaggaccaggctcattttcaccttaaggacttggccattttttgcaaatctgaccagtgtcactttaagtgctgataactttaaaacactttgacttatccaggccattgtgagattgttttttcgtcacatattgtacttcatgacactggtaaaataaagtaaaaaataaaaaaaaattgcataataaaatacctaatttaccaaaaatttggaaaaattagcaaatttcaaagtttcagtttctctacttctgtaatacatagtaatacccccaaaaattgtgatgactttacattccccatatgtctacttcatgtttgaattattttgggaatgatattttattttttggggatgttacaaggcttagaagttcagaagcaaatcttgaaatttttcagaaattttacaaaaaactaatttttagggaccagttcaggtctgaagtcactttgtgaggcttacataatagaaaccgcccaaaaatgaccccattctataaactacacccctcaaggtattcaaaactgattttacaaacttcgttaaccctttaggtgttgcacaagagttattggcaaatggtgatgaaatttgagaatgtcatttttttgcctaattttccattttaacccattttttccactaacaaagcaagggttaacagccaaacacgactgtatctttattgccctgactctgctgtttacagaaacaccccaaatgtggccgtaaactactgtacggccacacagcggggcgtagagtgaaagatgcgccgtatggtttttggaagccagattttgctggacagtttttttgacaccatgtcccatttgaagccccctgatgcacccctagagtagaaactccataaaagtgacctcatctaagaaactacacccctcaaggtattcaaaactgattttacaaacttcgttaaccctttaggtgttgcacaagagttattggcaaatggggatgaaatttgagaatttcatttttttgcctaattttccattttaacccattttttccactaacaaagcaagggttaacagcaaaacaagactgtatctttattgccctgactctgttgtttacagaaacaccccatatgtggccgtaaacgactgtacggccacacagcggggcgtagagtgaaaggtgcgccgtatggtttttggaagccagattttgctggacagttgttttgacaccatgtcccatttgaagccccctgatgcacccctagagtagaaactccataaaagtgaccccatctaaaaaactacacccctcaaggtatacaaaactgattttacaaactttgttaacccctttggtgttgcacaagatttaatggaaaatagagatacaatttcaaaatttcacttttttggcagattttccattttaatattttttttccagttacaaagcaagggttaacagccaagcaaaactcattatttatggccctgattccgtagtttacagaaacaccccatatgtggtcgtaaactgctgtacgggcacacggcagggcgcagaaggaaaggaatgccatacggtttttggaaggcagattttgctagactgtttttttttgacaccatgtcccatttgaagccccctgttgcaccccattttagaaagtacggaatagggtggcagtattgttggtactagtttagggtacatatgatttttggttgctctatattacactttttgtgcggcaaggtaacaagaaatagcttttttggcacgtttttttttttgttatttacaacattcatctgacaggttagatcatgtggtaattttatagagcaggttgtcacagacgcggcgatacctaatatgtatacaattttttttatttatgtaaattttatacaataacttcatttttaaaaccaaaaaattgtttagtgtctccatagtctaagagccatagttttttcagtttttgggcgattatcttgagtagggtctaattttttgcgggatgagatgactgtttgattggcactattttggggtgcatatgactttttgatcgcttgctattacactttttgtgacgtaagatggcaaaaaattgcttttttttatacccttttttttttttttttacggtggtcatctgaagggttaggtcatgtgatatttttatagagccggtcgatacggacgcggcgatacctaatatgtatactttatttttatttatgtacttttacacaatgattttatttttgaaacaaaaaaaaaatgatgttttagtgtttccatagtctaagagccatagttttttcagtttttgggcgattatcttgagtagggtctcattttttgtgggatgagatgacggtttgattggtactattttggcgtacatgcgactttttgatcacttttattaccttttttgggaagtaaggtgggcaaaatttaaattttctcatagtttttatttttttatttttatggcgttcaccgtgcggggaaagtaacatgaccgttttatagatcaggtcgttacggacgccgcgatacctaatatgtgtagtgtattttatttttttatttttattcagtgataaatgtttttttttaatcttaacttttttcactttttttacattttttttgacccagacccacttggttcttgaagatccagtgggtctgatgtctgtataatacagtacagaacctatatagggttctgtactgtattttacttacactgaacagatctatgcttttagcatagatctgttcagcaccatggacagcaggacgcctgagcaggcgtcctgttgccataggaaccttccccgtctgccacaacttcgcagacggggaagggtgaggacggggcttcggggggctgcctgggggctctctccctctccatcggggggctgcaaaggcacagcagccccccgatcggagagggagggagctccctgcgctgttaaccttttccataaagCGGTCCATACGATGTCagacgtttataccagggtgccagcaatgtgctggcaccctggtataacccactaggcgccaacgattattcaaggggaggcgggcgggggatcgcgatcccgcctgccgcacctcccgcaacgcccccaccgcctgcgacaccccccctgcaccacccgccaccatcaaatcgtgcaggggtgcatgggggggggggttcaaaatcttgattttaggcactctgaagtttctgatccccgcggtcagggaccgcggggatcagaaactgcaaaaagcgcagcaaaccgcaggtctgaattgacctgcggtttgctgcgatcgccgacacgggggggtcacatgacccccccctggcgttgtgacaggatgccggctgaatgatttcagccggcatcctgttcagattaacccctggggcgccggaatgccgattttaaagttaggtacgtccttggtccttaaggactcgggaaatagggcgtaccggtacgtcctatgtccttaaggggttaaaggggttgtgcagcaatttatattgatgacctatcctctggataggttatcagtatctgatcagtgggggtccgacaccagggaccagaggtgcacctccaatgaggccaggtgagggggCTGTCTGAGGCGGCGAGATCTAGAGACAAGcatgcctcaggcagcagaaaggctaggtgcacccagggccgtcttttttttttttttgtttatattttgtgatacaaaaaataaatatccaTATAACCTTAGTAGTATTATAAATCCTAAAGTCCGTACATTTCTGATTTATAAGCATAATTAGTACCAATTACATACAAATAACCATACTTATGGAGATAAAAcaaatcaaatggagatctcGCTTGCTAAGAGGGGAGCGGGACTCGCAGCCACACAAAGCATCTAACTTAACATGTCAATATCCAAAAGAGGGCAGAGGTCGGGGGCCCACGGTCCGGGCGGCCATCGGAGAGCGAGCACGCGCTCCACGCGTCCTTTCCCGAATATGGGTACAGAAAACGGCAGGATTAACAATCTTAGATCCATTCACCTGGTGCTCACATTAACCATACATAGCGGGCTTATAGCGATCTTTaatcccagggccgtctttaatattgattggaccctgggcaagaatttacttgggccccctggatcccgcgttcccacaccctagcatgcaatcacgccctccaccacaacacacacaaaaaaaaaataatccccacACCtcatagagtagtaaactttaataatgaaacggcagtgtttacattaaaaagcttgcagagacatgctatagacaccagaactactacattcagctgttgtggttctggtgactatagtgtcccttaaagggagtctttcacctaatctgagcgttttagaccgctcagatcaggttatagactctttgaccctcattacaatcgtacctttctcttgtgtgtccctcgtccagataatgaaaataacactttttaaacttatgcaaattaccttctgaaggtgcttTTCATATTGCACATGTGCCGGCCAACTAACGACAGctggctggcgcatgcgcaatatgaaaggatgttcctctgcccataatgggcagagcagtgcgcaggtgcgggccagttcccagccggcagctggaggtgtgtttttctgggcacatcgtctagtaacgccgcccctgggcaccttcagaagatcatttgcataagtttaaaaagtgttattttcattatctggacgagggacacagaagagaaaggtacgattgtaatgagggtcaaagagtctataacctgatctgagcggtctaaaatgctcagattaggtgaaagactccctttaagctggcggacattagcgatgtgctaatgtcagctaaacataactatattagagccatctcactgcctgccgccgttattgagaaaaaaaacgaacgtttataatatgctaattagcctctaggtgcaggggggggggggggtgttgcccctgctcctagaggctccgttctcccacctctggccacgccctgctacactagattgacaggggcaggcatcGTTGGTCTCCTACCTCCATCCCTGTCTGCGGTGTAAATCTTGcgctgttcagtattcggcgcagtgaagAAGCTGGCAGCCATcgagcgcccttcactcactgcgcctgaacggcgcaagatttacactgcagacacggccggtgggaggagagcagcgctgccctggccctgtcaatcaggagaagaagggcgtgaaaagaggtgggagaacggagcctctaggagcaggtgcaatgcccccccttctcctagaggctaattagcatattataaaagttcgtttttctcaataaaggctttaggctattttcacactagtggcaggacggatccgacaggctgttcaccctgtcggatccgtcctgctgctgtttcgccgtgccgccggagctccggcagtgcatggcgaaaggccaccggactaaaagtacaGCATGTACTAGTACTAATAGTAGTACTccgcagatagtgcccttcaataattattggcacacagtgccctaaaataacagcGCCCAGCGAATaggcccctgacactaatagtgtaaacataacgtccacacagtcacaaaaaataatgcactataataatagaagcaagcataacatatggactaagccctcactctattgataaaatctgagacacttggtcaatacattttgatcaaaacacatctaagctcacctaccaagcgacaaggtggtctcagtccaGGCGGGTCttacgctaaacctgcctatgccgttatgcatctatgttcaggagcgcagaccccgcacatttAGTGTGtggctcctagttacctccatgtgcagcagcccccggtgggaggaggaggaccacacacacttatatgtaccaccttcatcaaggtcgcctattagacaggtggggcaaaagtgcacatgaatgctactcccaagataggaGCGTATTCACAAATGACGGTGCCACTCCTTCCAGACAAAAAATAtctaaaacatcctgcacgatatgataatgaatgttgcggatgtaATAGGCGACCCTGatgaaggtggtacatataggtgtgtgcgctcctcctcccaccggttgc
This sequence is a window from Bufo gargarizans isolate SCDJY-AF-19 chromosome 5, ASM1485885v1, whole genome shotgun sequence. Protein-coding genes within it:
- the RRS1 gene encoding ribosome biogenesis regulatory protein homolog, with the translated sequence MAATTVEEVLAQVEKDEAEKLKLITVHKELELQFDLGNLLAVDPNAPDGKAFRQQKRAEFLRSLARDNTQLLINQLWTLPTQRVQECVTATLPEPTTRLPREKPVPKPRAPTRWEEFAKLKGIQKKKKTNLVWDEVHKEWRRRWGFKRAKDDTKDWLAEVPVTSDPNEDQFGKRMKAKKERVAKNELNRLRNLARAHKGKVPGVGLTPTSQPSKNELGKAMHVAKRSTASVGRFQDKLPKEKEPRNMGKKRKFQPLVGDFKAEKSKQLEILKVMDSKKPKMDVTKAVNRQMREEDAEASAKRRKGKGGREQGGPKKGKGGKDRGGPKKGKGGKYQGGPRKGPAKKGKGKRK